The nucleotide window gctgtgttgggtcttcgtttctgtgcgtgggctttctctagttgtggcgagcaggggccactcttcatcgccgtgtgcaggcctctcactgtcgcggcctctctttttgcagagcacaagctccagatgcgcaggctcagtagttgtggcacatgggcctagttgctccacggcatgtgggatcttcccagaccagggcttgaactcatgtcccctgcattggcaggcagattctcaaccactgcaccaccagggaagcccctgtagcacatcttcttcatgcattcatctgttgatgtacatttaggtggtttctatgtcttggctattgtaaatagtgctgctatgaacataggggtacatgtatcttcttttttttaaaaaaatatttatttggtttgcgctgggtcttagttgcagcaggaaggctccttagttgcggcacacaggctccttagttgtggccttcaaactcttagttgcggcatgcctgtgggatctagttccctaggcagggatggaacccgggccccctacattgggagcacagagtcataaccactgtgccaccagggaagtcccagagggtacatgtatcttcttgaattacagttttgtctggatatatgcccaggaatgggattgctggatcatatggtaattctatttttagttttctgaggaaacgccatactgttttccacagtggctgcaccaacttaaattcccactaacagtgtaggagggttcccttttctccgcactcTCTTCAGAATCtggtatttgtagactttttaatgacagccattctgactggtgtgagatgatacctcattgtagtttttttttttattaggttattttattttatttatctaaatttatttatttatttatttttggctgcattgggtctttgttgctgcacgtgggctttctctagttgctgcgagtgggggctactcttcgttgtggtgcgtaggcttctcattgcggtggcttctcttgttgcagagcacaggctctaggtgcacgagctcagtagttgtggcacgcgggcttcagtagttgtggctctcgggctctagagcacaagctcagtagttgtggcgcatgggcttagttgctccacagcatgtgggattttcctggaccggggcacgaacccttgccccctgcatcggcaggcggactctcaaccactacgccaccagggaagcccctctcattgtagttttgatttgcatttctctaatattaattCACACTTAatgctgtgaaataaaattcatattttatggcaagaccagaaaaatttaaacataaaaaatttcacgggtttccctggtagcgcagtggttgagagtccgcctgccgatgcaggggacaagggttcgtgccccggtccaggaagatcccacatgccacagagcggctgggcccgtgagccatggccgcggagcctgcgcgtccggagcctgtgctccacaacgggagaggcaacaacagtgagaggctcgcgtaccaaaaaaaaaaaaaaaattatgtgccctttggcctcctctctccccacactgTGCATTGTATAACTGCTTCATGCATCGACCAAATCTTCCCCatcagcagaaatacctgctcaactataaagagcaacattctcctagcatcaataagacaactccttaaagataacattgttatttttaaaaattcttttccactatggtttatttcaggatattgaatatagttccctgtgctatacactaagacctgttgtttatctattttatatatagtagtttgtacctgctaatcccaaactcctaatttatctctccctccccctgctactccctttggtaaccataagtttgttttctatgtctgtgagtctgtttctgttttgtaaataagttcatttgtatcatattttagattccacatataagtgatatcatatggtatttgtctttctctgtctgacttacttcacttagtaggataatctctaggtccaaccatgtggctgcaaatggcatttttcaatcttttttatggctgggtagtattctgTTGtctatatacaccacatcttctttatccattcatctgtcaatggacatttaggttgcttccatgtcttgactattgtaaatagtgctgctgtgaacattggggtgcacgtgtcttttcgaattagagttttctccagatatatgcccaggaatgggattgcaggataatatggtagttctattttcagtttttttaaggaacctgcatactgttttccatagtggctgcaccaatttacattcccaccaacagtgctagtAGGGTTCTCCTCACTTTCTCCAGCATTtggataacattccttcttgctAAGGGATCACATGGGGCTTTgatctggattatgtaaactgtcaataatacgtcatttaatgtacagccctctgtctcaaaaaaacCTATATAACTCTGCCTTGACTTTTAATGGGCGGAACAgctctcagagctttctgagatgctcttcccaggTTATAACCCTCAAATATGGCTCgaataatattttccatttctgtcttaGATCGACTGGTTAATTTTCCGTCGACACTCCCATGAATTCTCCTGAATGTACTTTCCTGGGCTCCAAACCTACCCACATTTCCCACATTGCTCCTCCTCTTCCTGAGTTTCCGACAATTCATTTACTTAAGAAATGAGAATCTGGCGCCTACCAGTGTGCCAAGCCCTGTTTTAGACACTGCAGATATAGTGGCTGATGAAACAGAATTGTTGTCTTCATGGACCAGAGAAGGAGGCAGACGATAAACAaaactttttcttaatgagtcaaATAATGAGTAACGCAGAGTAGGAACTTAATCAGTGTTGAGTGAAAAACTTAACATTGTCTCTAGAATATCACATCAGAGTCTGTTATTCACTCCACAAGCAACCCTGGGCACTGAGTGTCACATCCTGTTTTCCAAGCGCTTGGAATCTAAAAAGGCAAAGGTGACCCAGCGCCGGCTCTCTGGAGCTCAGAGTCCAGAAGGAACTTCGAGCAAGTGTTGAGTGCTAATTTTGTTAGGCCCTGTAAAAACTGCTTCATGGTAGCCATCTTATTTAGTCCTCACTGACTATAGGAGGTTGTCCAAGGACAGAGAGCTTGGGACAACTGGCCCGGAGAGCAGGCAGGCTGGACAGTGACAAGAGCTCTGGCGAGGAGACAGTCCTGATCCTTGGACTTAGGCCCAgtccatgtgaccttgggcaagtcacggTCTCCCTCATCCTCCCACTCTAGCCAGTGTCTGTAGTGTCTGACTCCTAGCGGGGAAGGAGGTCGTTGGAGACAGGGACAGCCACAGACACTGCTTTCTTCCCCACCCTGCCCTATGCTCCCACGCCCTCCAGCGCCACCGCCCGGACCTTCTCCTGGGTTGCGGGAGGAGGGCATTCCCTTTCCCCCAGCGGGCTCCTTCGCCGCTGCCCCAGGCTGAAAGGCGACAGACCCTCCGCGAGCCACGCGCCTTGACTTTGGCCCCTGCTTCTTTGGCCCGGGATCTCGTAGCTCTCCCCGTCCACTCCCCCCGCGGCTCGCGACCAGTTGGTCTGCGCCGCCTGCACTCTCTGTGTGCCGGGCCCGCCCGCACTgcgggggagaggcagggagccGCCCACGCCGCGCTCGGCGCTCGGAGTCGCCGTCTCCCTGGGACGCGCGCGGGCTGCGCGACGCGCGGGAGCCGGGCGGGCAGCCATGGCGCGGCGCGCCGGGAGGTAGCCGGGCGGGACGCGGAGAGCGCGGGGGCCGCCATGGCCCGGCGGCGGCGCCGCGCCTGCATCGCGCTGTTCTTGGTGCTGCTCTTCGCTTTCGGCACTCTCATGGGCCTGCGCACGCTCAAGGCTCCGGACGGACTCCCGGCGCTGGGCCCCGGCCTGGAGCTGGCGCCCTTTGAGCGACGCCCCGAGGGGGGCCCCGCGCCGGCCGCCCGGGCCCCGGCCGTCcccgccgcgccgccgccgccgccgcctccgccccGCACCGCGGGTCCGGGCAGCTCCCCGGGGCCGGCCCCAGCGGAGGCCGAGCCCGCCCCCGGGCAGAGTCTGCGCGTCTACTCGGACCTGCACGCCTTCTACTACTCGTGGTACGGGAGCCCGCGGCGCGAGGGCCACTACATTCACTGGGACCACGTCATGGTGCCGCACTGGGACCCCAAGATCTCGGCCAGCTACCCCCGCGGCCGCCACAGCCCCCCCGAAGACTTGGGCTCCAGCTTCTACCCGGAGCTGGGGCCCTACAGCTCCCGGGACCCCGACGTGCTGCGGGAGCACATGACCCAGCTGAAGGAAGCCGCCATTGGTGAGCTCCCCCTCCCCCGTCGCTGGGCCCCCAGCCTCGCCTTTCTTCGTTCCCACACCCCAACTTCCACTGCTCCTATCACAGGGCCTTTGGTCCCAGTCAGCCTGGCTTCTACCTCTTCTCTTCTAGAACTCTCATCCCATGCTCACCAGGAGACCCCGCCCCCATCTCCTAGTTTTCAGACTCCTCCACCTCTGCCTTCTGACCGCCTACCATTCCAGGGCCCTTTCCTAGAGCAGAGCTGCTGGGAGGGCCAGTGGAAGGCGTTTGCACCAGGGCTGTCCCAGGTAGGGAGAGCGAGGAGAGGAGGGCAGTCTATTGGGCTTCTCGGTTTGGGTTAAGTGAGGCCTGGGTGCCCTGGCCCCGCAGGAGTCTGGGGTTCAGAGCAGTAGTGCCTGGGATGGCCTCTGCTTTCACACTAGGCACAGGGTAGGGCAGCATCCTTTCCTGAGTTTGCTGGTTGCAGAAAGGAAAGTTTGCCCACGTTGTATGATGGACCCTGCTCTATTTGCTGTAAGGGGCCTGGGAGCTTTTCAAGTACTCTGCTTGAAAAGAAGCCCCCCTGTaggcaggctggggtggggaggctgaCTTATTTCAGATTTTGTCACTGAATTCTGCTGGATTTTACAGTACATTTCAATTTCTCTGGAAATGGTTACTGTGTGGTGGGAAAATCGAATGCCAGAGACAGTGGTGGGGAGTATTCACAGATAAATAGCACAGAGGCCATCCCTCAAGATTCTACCATCTAGAGGGGCAGACAGTTGAGACAAATGTTATTTCCCACGGGAAGGGCAAAATGACCTCTGCTCAGGGCTCCTCTCCCTGAGGGACCTCAGAGGTGCTCCTCTCCCCCAGAGACAGGACTGTGCCTTCCAGGTGGGTGTGTCATTGTCCACCCGTTTCCCTTTGTTTAACTACTTGCTAATGCAGGCCAGAGGCTGCCGAGGCTCCCGGCTCCTTCCAGGCCTGACACGTTAGGGTTCCTGCAGTCACTGAGCTTCAGCACCGCAGGCGTGGACAGCTCCAGGACTCACAGCTCAGGGATCTGATCTGCAAGAAGAGAACCTGGCAGGAGTCTCCCTCAAGGTTTCATTCAGAAACCATTCCGCAGTTGGAGATGGTTTGTGAGGAAGGAATTCTCTGTTGTCGGGTACTGTGTGTCTCTGAAGTAGCCTCTGTGTTGTGTCTCAGGCGTCCTGGTCCTGTCCTGGTACCCACCTGGCATGGCTGATGATAATGGGGAACCCTCAGATGACCTGGTGCCCGCCATTCTGGACGCTGCCCATCAGTACAACATCCAGGTGAGTCTCCAAGAAGATGTCAAATGCTCTCTGGCCGATTCTGGAGatgtcccctcctccacccacaggGATAGTGCCTCTACCAAAGTTCTTGGCGTTAGCCCAGGTATGCAAATACGTAGCAAGTGTGGTGTTGTGGGTAGGGGTCTAATAAATAATGCctatgtcactttttttttgaattttatttattttttatagagcaggttcttcttagttatctttttttttttttttttggtggtacgcgggcctctcactgttgtggcctctcccgtcgcggagcacaggctccagacgtgcaggctcagcggccatggctcacgggtccagccgctccacggcatgtgggcatcttcccagaccggggcacgaacccgtgtcccctgcatcagcaggcggactctcaaccactgcgccaccagggaagcccagttatctatttgatacatattagtgtatatatgtcaatcccaatctcccaattcatcccaccaccaccaccccaccacttcccccccttggtgtccatacgtttgttctctacatctgtgtctctatttctgccctgcaaaccggttcatctgtaccatttctctaggtgaCTATGTCACTCTTATTTTTTgagttctgaaaaaaatttttgggAAAAATATAGGATAAATGGGAGACTAAATTAATATCATGGTGATAGAGGTTAGGTTGGAGACCCTGATCCTGGAGAGAGGGCAGGCAAGGGCCAAATAGGCCCACAGACTGAACTCCAGCCTCAACTCCCTAGTGGGAGGCAGTACTGGGCCTCAAGGAGTAAAGCACAACACGTGCTCTCACCAGGCAGGCTCTCTTTCAAGAGGAAGGATGGAGCTGGCCAGTTACTTTCCCCACGTGTACCAATCAAGTAAGTCACTGCCCTTACCTGTGtgtggcaaaagaagaaaaacgatGAAAACAAGCCCCACTCCTGTTCCTGAGCCCATCACtggcacattaaacagatcatggCATGCTTTCCTATGGACACGTCTTCCCATAGTTTCAGGCAGCTAGTGCCAACCACTGGGAGCTGGCACATAAGTTGAAACCTATTGGCCAGCCTGCAACAGCCCATCAGAATGATTCCCAGAGGCCCTGCTGTGGGAGGTGGGAAAACTCACCCCTGTTTTTCGGGCCCTGAGGGCAGTGGTTGCTTTTATTTACACTGTGCCCATGACTGCCAGGTCTCTCCTGAACTCAGCCTCTTCTCCAACCCATACTTGAAGCACGAGCCTTATAGGTTGTGGCCTCTGGACAGATACTCACCTGACCAATATCTCCTGTTTGTGGCAGGTGGCCTTCCACATCCAACCCTACAAGGGCCGAGATGACATCACTCTGCATGACAACATCAAGTATATCATTGACACGTAAGCCTGCTCTGGGACCTGGATTTTGGTGGGGATCTAAATGGGGTAGGGCTAGAAGGCTTGGAGGCGCAGGTCAAGAGACAAAAGGGCAGAAtgcccatgtccccagcatctaAAAAGAGTACTGGGCTTGGAGACAgcaacctgggtttgaattctggttctGTGGCCTCCATTCTGTGATCAGAGGCAGTCCTCTTAACCTTTGAGTCTTGTGAGAGTTAATATGAGCTAATATATGTGCAAAGTGGCTTGCAAATGGCTTGCATatatcattcattcaaaaactatttattgagtgccttcagGTGTCGAGGCACTGTCCTAAGTCCCAGTTGTACAGCAGTGGGTAGGGCTACCAAAGTTTACATCCTCGGGCGGGTGTGCAGTGAGCAGACAGTGGTTATAGATGACAAATCAAATGGCGATCTATACTATGAAGAAGTAATAACAGAATAAAGCAGTGTGCCCAAGAAACAACTTTAGAATGGGTGGTCCAGTGAGCTTCTCTGAGGTGACATGTAAGCCAGCACCTAAAGGAAGAGTCAGCTCTGCAGAGATCTGGGGCAGGCAGAAAACTCCAGGCAGGGGGCTGTCAGATCCAAAGGCCGTCTGATGGGACAAGCTTGACGGCAGCCAGTGTAGCCGGAGTGAAGCGATAGATGGGGTAATAGCAGGAATGgcggtgggcagggtcagatcaAGTAGGTGGGGCCTTGCTGGTCTCCGGTAAGGAGCAGTCAGATCTGATGTACGCTTTAAAAAGAGACTGGGTTATAGGGAGGTGGAAGTGGGAGCCTGGAGACCAGTTAGGTGGCTGTCGGTACAGTCCAGATAGAAGATGGTGGTGGCTCGGCCTGGGGCAGGGAAGTGAGGCTTAAATAGAGGAATGACAAGGCtcgggggagggtgggagggaactGGGTTCTTGCTTAGAGGCATGATGAGTCCAACTGTGGAGTCCAAGTGGATTCAAAATCGTGCTTGGACATCAGGAAGGATCTCACTCATGGCCAGCCCTCCGGCTGTGCTGGCTTCTTTTCTCTTAGGCTGCTGGCTCAgccttttcttcctcctgctcCTCAGGTATGGCTCCCATGGTGCATTTTACCGCTATAAGAACAGCATGGGTAAGAGCCTCCCACTCTTTTATATCTATGACTCCTACCTGACATCCCCTGAGGCCTGGGCCCACCTCCTGACACCGAACGGGCCCCACTCAATCCGCAACACCCCCTACGATGGGGTCTTCATAGCGCTGCTGGTGGAGGAGGGCCACACCCATGACATCCTGGCCGCCGGATTTGATGGCATGTACACCTACTTTGCCTCCAATGGTTTCTCCTTCGGCTCCTCCCATCAGAACTGGAAAGCTGTGAAGAACTTCTGCGATGCCAACAACCTCATGTTCATTCCCAGCGTGGGGCCTGGCTACATTGACACCAGCATCCGGCCCTGGAACAACCACAGTACGCGGAACAGGGTCAACGGCAAGTACTATGAGACGGCCCTGCAGGCAGCCCTGACCGTGAGGCCCGAGATCGTCTCCATCACCTCCTTCAACGAGTGGCACGAGGGCACCCAGATTGAGAAGGCCATTCCCAAGAAGACACCGACTCGGCTGTATTTGGACTACCTGCCTCATCAGCCCAGCCTGTACCTAGAGCTGACGCGCCGCTGGGCAGAGCACTTCATCAAAGAGAAGGAGCAGTGGCTGATGTGAGGGGCCTGCAGGCAGGGGCGGGAGGTGCTGACGTCCCAGCCTCACTGGAAGATGTCACCACGTGGGGCTCGGCACTCGCTCCCA belongs to Pseudorca crassidens isolate mPseCra1 chromosome 2, mPseCra1.hap1, whole genome shotgun sequence and includes:
- the MANEAL gene encoding glycoprotein endo-alpha-1,2-mannosidase-like protein isoform X2, with the translated sequence MARRRRRACIALFLVLLFAFGTLMGLRTLKAPDGLPALGPGLELAPFERRPEGGPAPAARAPAVPAAPPPPPPPPRTAGPGSSPGPAPAEAEPAPGQSLRVYSDLHAFYYSWYGSPRREGHYIHWDHVMVPHWDPKISASYPRGRHSPPEDLGSSFYPELGPYSSRDPDVLREHMTQLKEAAIGVLVLSWYPPGMADDNGEPSDDLVPAILDAAHQYNIQVAFHIQPYKGRDDITLHDNIKYIIDTYGSHGAFYRYKNSMELESCEELLRCQQPHVHSQRGAWLH
- the MANEAL gene encoding glycoprotein endo-alpha-1,2-mannosidase-like protein isoform X3; translation: MARRRRRACIALFLVLLFAFGTLMGLRTLKAPDGLPALGPGLELAPFERRPEGGPAPAARAPAVPAAPPPPPPPPRTAGPGSSPGPAPAEAEPAPGQSLRVYSDLHAFYYSWYGSPRREGHYIHWDHVMVPHWDPKISASYPRGRHSPPEDLGSSFYPELGPYSSRDPDVLREHMTQLKEAAIGVLVLSWYPPGMADDNGEPSDDLVPAILDAAHQYNIQVAFHIQPYKGRDDITLHDNIKYIIDTTGKL
- the MANEAL gene encoding glycoprotein endo-alpha-1,2-mannosidase-like protein isoform X1; its protein translation is MARRRRRACIALFLVLLFAFGTLMGLRTLKAPDGLPALGPGLELAPFERRPEGGPAPAARAPAVPAAPPPPPPPPRTAGPGSSPGPAPAEAEPAPGQSLRVYSDLHAFYYSWYGSPRREGHYIHWDHVMVPHWDPKISASYPRGRHSPPEDLGSSFYPELGPYSSRDPDVLREHMTQLKEAAIGVLVLSWYPPGMADDNGEPSDDLVPAILDAAHQYNIQVAFHIQPYKGRDDITLHDNIKYIIDTYGSHGAFYRYKNSMGKSLPLFYIYDSYLTSPEAWAHLLTPNGPHSIRNTPYDGVFIALLVEEGHTHDILAAGFDGMYTYFASNGFSFGSSHQNWKAVKNFCDANNLMFIPSVGPGYIDTSIRPWNNHSTRNRVNGKYYETALQAALTVRPEIVSITSFNEWHEGTQIEKAIPKKTPTRLYLDYLPHQPSLYLELTRRWAEHFIKEKEQWLM